The Streptomyces kanamyceticus DNA segment GGCGGCCCAGGACAATGTGAACGCGGCCCGGCAGGGCGGCACGGGGCAGGGGCAGGACGGCAGTACCGCGGACGGGCGCAATGCCGCCGTGTGGATGTCCGACCTGGTCGAGCAGCTCTCCAGCGGCGGGCAGAACGCGTTCGCCGTGGTGACGCTGAGCCCCACCTCCGCGGGTGACGCGGGAAGCGTGCGGGGTTCGCGGGCGTCGGGCGGCGTGGAGCCGATCCTGAGCGTGCCCGAGGAGCTGCGCCGCCGGGTCGACGAGGGCACCGAGGTCTATCAGGCCAATACGCGCATCGTCTACGACGACGGGCGTGCGCCGCAGTCGGGCCTGGTGATCGGCAAACGGCTCAACGACCTCAACGGCGACCCGTACCAGCTGTACTACCTCTTCCCGCTGACGCAGGAGGAGGAGTCGCTCAACCTCGTCAGGACGACCCTCGCGACCGCGGGGCTCTTCGTCGTGGTGCTGCTCGGCGCCATCGCCTGGCTGGTGGTGCGCCAGGTCGTCACGCCCGTCCGGATGGCGGCGGGCATCGCCGAGCGGCTGTCGGCGGGGCGCCTTCAGGAGCGTATGAAGGTCACCGGCGAGGACGACATCGCGCGGCTCGGCGAGGCCTTCAACAAGATGGCGCAGAACCTCCAGCTGAAGATCCAGCAGCTGGAGGAGCTGTCGCGGATGCAGCGGCGGTTCGTGTCCGACGTCTCGCACGAGCTGCGGACGCCGCTGACGACCGTGCGGATGGCCGCCGACGTCATCCACGAGGCGCGGGTGGACTTCGATCCGGTGACCGCGCGGTCGGCGGAGCTGCTCGCCGATCAGCTGGACCGGTTCGAGTCGCTGCTCGCCGATCTGCTGGAGATCAGCCGGTTCGACGCCGGTGCGGCGGCTCTGGAGGCCGAGGCGATAGACCTCAGGGAAGTCGTACGACGGGTGGTCGGCGGCGCGGAGCCGCTCGCCGAGCGCAAGGGCACGCACATACGGATCGTGGGGGACCAGCAGCCCGTGGTCGCCGAGGCCGATGCCCGGCGGGTGGAGCGGGTGCTGCGCAATCTCGTCGTCAACGCCGTGGAGCACGGCGAGGGCAAGGACGTCGTGGTGCGGCTCGCGGCGGCCGGTGGCGCGGTCGCGGTCGCGGTGCGTGACTACGGAGTGGGGCTCAAGCCGGGCGAGGCGACGCGGGTGTTCAGCCGCTTCTGGCGCGCCGACCCGGCACGCGCGCGTACCACCGGTGGTACGGGTCTTGGCCTGTCCATCGCCCTGGAGGACGCGCGACTGCACGGCGGGTGGCTGCAGGCGTGGGGCGAGCCGGGCGGCGGTTCGCAGTTCAGGCTCACGCTGCCGCGTACGGCGGACGAGCCGCTGCGCGGTTCGCCGATACCCCTTGAGCCCGACGACTCGCGGCGCCACCGTGGCCTGAACGACGCGGGCCTGCCGCTCGGCGGCACGAGCAAGCTCGCCACGGTGCCCGCGCAGGCGTCGGCCGAGCGGGTGCCGCCGCCCGTACCGGCGAAGGGGCCGATACCGCCCCGGCTGCTGCAAGCCTCGGCCGTGGACGTGGACCCCGCGGCGCTGCCGGGCAGCGGCGCGCGGGTCGTGTCGCGTCGGCCGGTGGACGACGAGGCGCTGGGGGATCCCGAGTTGGACGGGCCGGGTCTGGACCATCCGGAAGCCGAGCCGGACGGGGACGGTGACCTGGACCTGGACCTGGACCTGGACCTGGACGGGGACGCGCACGAGCCGGAGCCGGAGCGGGAGCCGGGGGCGAAGAGGGCGGCCGGAGAAGAGGATCCGGCGAGGGAAGAGGAGAGCACTCGTGGGCGCTGACCCTGAGGGGCGAGGCCGCCGCCGGACGGGCCGCACGACGGGTCGTAGGACAGGCCGTGGGCGGCGTCCGCTGCGTACCGGGCTGCTGCTGACCGGCTGCGTGTCGCTGCTGGCAGGCTGCGCCTCGATGCCCGACAGCGGGAACCTGAAGTCCGTCGACGCCTCGCAGCGTCCGGACTCCCAGTCGCAGGTCCGGGTCTACGCGATGCCGCCGCGCGAGGGCGCCCGGGCCGTGGAGATCGTGCAGGGCTTCCTGGAGGCGCTGACCAGTGACGATCCGCAGTTCGCGATGGCGCGCAAGTATCTGACCGGCGATGCGTCGAAGAGCTGGCACCCCGAGCGGTCCACGACGGTGCTCGCCGACGGTCCGAACACGAGCGCGGAGGGCAACGCGGGCAACGACAGCGAAGGACGTACGTTCTCGCTGACCGGCCGCGAGGTCGCGACGGTGGACGAGCAGCACGCGTACCGCCCCCAGGAGAGGCAGTACAAGCAGACCGTCCACCTCAGTCAGCAGGGCGGCCCGGGTGGTCCTTGGCGCATCGACAGGCTGCCGCCGGGCGTGGTGCTCGGCGAGTCCGACTTCCAGCGCATCTACCGGTCCGTCAACAAGTACTACTACGCCACGCGCGCGTCCGGGATGGGATCGGACGGCCAGCGGGCGCTCGTCGCCGACCCCATCTACATACGCCAGCGCATCGACCCGCTGACCGAGACGGTGAAGTCGCTCCTGCACGGGCCCACCAACTGGCTGGACCAGGTGGCGGATTCGAGCTTCAGCAGCGGTACGAAGCTCAAGGATCCCGGCAAGTCGCTGACGCCCGACGACCAGAACAAGCTGACCGTGCAGCTGAACTCGCGGGCCGACCGCACCGGTCAGCGCCGGTGCAGCGAGATGGCGGCCCAACTGCTCTTCACGCTCCAGGACTTGACGTCGTCCGGGGTCGAGGAGGTGCAGCTGCAGCGGTCCAACGGCTCGATGCTCTGCGTGCTGAGCGAGGAGCGCGCCGAGTCGATCGCGCCGCACCGTACCGCGGACCGCCCCGACTTCCAGTACTTCATCAACGACAAGAAGCAGCTCGTCCGGATGCCCGCGGCCCCGGGCAGCACCGCGGACCCGGAGCCGGTCCTCGGCACCATCGGCAGCGGCGAGCAGCCGCTGCGCTCGGCCGCGGTCTCGCGCGACGAGAAGCGCGCGGCGGGGGTGTCGTACGACGGGCGCTCGCTGTACGTCGGTTCGCTGGACGCGAACGGCGAACTCCACAAGGCGGAGGTGCGCAGCAAGGCCAAGCTGGAGGAGGACCGCCTCTCCACGCCGAGTTGGGACGGCAGGGGCGATCTGTGGGTGGCCGACCGCGATCCGAAGCGGCCGCGGCTGCTCTGGTTCGGCCAGGGCACGGGCGAGCCGGTCCAGGTCGACGTGTCCGGTCTCGACGGGCACATCGAGGCGGTGCGGGTCTCCGCCGACGGCGTGCGCATCGCCCTGCTCGTGGAGAAGGGCGGGAAGAAGTCCCTGTGGATCGGCCGGGTCGAGCGGGCCGGTGGCGGCGAGGGCGAGAAGGCGGACATCTCGGTGCTCGAACCCACGCAGGCGGCACCGCAGATGGAGGAGGTCACGGCCATGTCGTGGGCGGGCGGCAGCCGGCTCGTGGTGGTCGGGCGCGAGTCCGGCGGGGTGCAGCAGATGCGGTACGTCCAGTGCGACGGATCGGTGCGTCCGGGGACCGCGCTGCCCGGGCTGACCGGCGTGAAGGAGATCGCGGCTTCGGAGGACGAGCGGCAGCCGCTGGTGGCGCACTCGGACGACGGGATCGTGCGGCTGCCCACGGGTGCGCAGTGGCAGACGGTGGTGAAGGAAGGGGCGGCTCCGGTCTATCCGGGGTGAGGCTTCGGGTCGGCCTCTCGAACGTCCGTGCGCTGGTGGCGAGTTGCCGCCAGGCCGCCCCGCGAGGTTGTCCACAGGTGGTTATCCACAGGGGTGGCCGCGCGGCCCGTCGGTTGGCACAGTGGTGGACATGCGGGGCTGGTGGCAGGACCTGACCGACCTGGTGCTGCCGGCGGAGTGTGCGGGCTGCGGGCGACCGCGTGCGGCGCTCTGCGTCGCGTGCCGTGCCGTCCTGTGCGGGTCCGCGTCGCGCCGGGTGCGGCCGGTGCCGGAGCCGCGGGGGCTGCCCGTGGTGCACGCCGCGGCGCCGTACGAGGACGCGGTGCGGGCCGTACTGCTCGCGCACAAGGAGCGTGGCGCCCTGGGGCTCGCCGGACCTCTGGGGGAAGCGCTGGCGGAGGCCGTGTGCGGCGCTCTGCGGGGCGAATCAGGGGTGGCGGGTGATAGTGGGGCGCAATCCTGGGTAGGCGGCCCACACGGCGGTTCACAGGGGCGCACGATGCCGTTGTCGCTCGTTCCCGTCCCGTCGTCGCGCGCCGCGGTACGGGCGCGCGGGCATGACCCGGCGCGGCGGATCGCGCTCGCCGCGGCGGGCGAACTGCGGCGTGCGGGTGTCCCGGCGAGGGTGCTCGCGGTGCTGGGTCAACGGCGTGCGGTGGCCGACCAGTCGGGGCTCGGGTCCCGACAGCGGCAGGCCAATCTGGCGGGCGCCCTGGAGGTGACCGCCACGGGCGCAGGGCTGCTGGCGCGCGGTGGCCGGGTCGTTCTCGTGGACGACCTGATGACCACCGGTGCCTCATTGGCCGAGGCCGCGCGCGTAATACGTGAAGTGTGCACGCAAGAGAAAACAGGGACCGAGACCGCCCGGAAACCCGTTTCCGGGGCCGTGGCAGGCCCGGTAATGGGCCTGGAGAACAGGATCAGTGCGGCGGTCGTGGCCGCCTCACCGGAATCCTTCGAAATAAACCGGAACTGATTGAGAACTTGCGTCGTTGCAGGTGATGAGAGGGTTGATACACCTGAATGGAGGTACGACCTCGTAGAGGGTGACGACATCCGTCCGGGCGAGATATGTTCGGTTGTGAGGAATGGCAGACGCCGTACCTCGTATATCGGAATGCCGGTAGCCGGGTTTTCTGTAATCACCCGTACCGGTGGGGTGGAGATCTTGTCCAAGGGGGAGGAGGAGGTGGAAGTCACCGAGTCCGAGGCTCCGGGAGTCACCGGAGCTTGGTGCAAAAGGGAGTTGCTCCGCCACAGGAGCGGAGCGATCCGGGAACGGAGTTCTGCGTGGACATCGTCGTCAAGGGCCGCAAGACCGAGGTGCCCGAGCGGTTCCGCAAGCACGTGGCCGAGAAGCTGAAGCTGGACAAGATCCAGAAGCTCGACGGCAAGGTGATCAGCCTCGACGTCGAGGTGTCCAAGGAAACCAACCCGCGTCAGGCCGACCGTTCCGACCGCGTGGAGATCACCGTCCGCGGACGTGGGCCCGTGATTCGCGCGGAGGCCTCGGCGGCCGATCCTTACGCGGCGCTGGACCTGGCCACGGCCAAGCTGGACGCCCGGCTGCGCAAGCAGCACGAGAAGCGCCACAACCGGCGCGGCAACGGCAGGCTCTCCGCCGCCGAAGTCGCCGAGCGCGTCCCGGACGCCGCGTACCTCAACGGGGACGGGTCCGTCGCGCGCGACGAGGAGCCGGACGGCGTGCCGGTCAAGAAGATCGGTTCCCTGGAGGTCCAGGGAGACGGCCCCCTCGTGGTCCGCGAGAAGACACACGTCGCGGCCCCCATGTCGCTCGACCAGGCGCTCTACGAGATGGAACTGGTCGGACACGACTTCTACTTGTTCGTCGACTCCGAGTCCAAGGAACCCAGCGTCGTCTACCGGCGGCACGCCTATGACTACGGCGTCATCCGCCTCAACACCGACCCGATGGTCACCAGGCCCGAGATGGCCGGTGGCGGCGGTGCCCTCGGCGGCTGACGCCGCCCCGTGACCGTCTCGGTGGTGCCCCTGGAGCGCGTTGTGCGCCCCCAGGGGCACCCTCGTGCGACCAGTGCGCGCAGCGCACCGGCGCCGGGCATGAAATCATGGGTGTGCCGGGCCAACCGGTGTGCTGCCGCCCCGGGTTGGCGCAGCAGAGGTACAACCGGGCCACGGCCTTCATGGGGGAGGAACGATGGCGGACAGCTTCGGACCGATGCGTGATGAGGATGCCGGGGACGGCATCGGCATCGGCACGCAAGCGGGCGCCCCGCGCAAGGAGCCCATCCGGGTCCTTGTGGTGGATGACCACGCCCTCTTCCGCCGGGGCCTGGAGATCGTCCTCGCCGCCGAGGAGGACATTCAGGTCGTCGGAGAGGCGGGCGACGGCGCGGAGGCGGTGGACAAGGCCGCGGATCTGCTGCCCGACATCGTGCTCATGGACGTACGCATGCCCAAGCGCGGTGGCATCGAGGCGTGCACCTCCATCAAGGAGGTGGCGCCGAGCGCGAAGATCATCATGCTGACGATCAGCGACGAGGAGGCCGACCTCTACGACGCGATCAAGGCGGGCGCCACCGGCTATCTCCTCAAGGAGATCTCCACGGACGAGGTCGCCACGGCGATCCGCGCGGTGGCCGACGGGCAGTCGCAGATCAGCCCCTCGATGGCGTCGAAGCTGCTCACCGAGTTCAAGTCGATGATCCAGCGCACCGACGAGCGCAGGCTGGTGCCCGCGCCGCGGCTGACCGACCGTGAGCTGGAAGTCCTGAAGCTGGTCGCCACGGGGATGAACAACCGCGACATCGCGAAGGAGTTGTTCATCTCGGAGAACACCGTGAAGAACCACGTGCGCAACATCCTGGAGAAGCTGCAGCTGCACTCCAGGATGGAGGCCGTCGTCTACGCGATGCGGGAGAAGATCCTCGAGATCCGCTAGGGCCTGTCCGGCGGATCAGGGGCGTCAGTTGAGGGCGCGGGTCAGCTCCGCCGTCAGTTCGGGGCGGTTCACCCGGCCCACGGCCACGGAGTCGCAGCCGACCCAGGACGCGGCTTCGCGCAGCGCCTGGGCCATCGGGGCGACCGCCTTCGGGGAGTCGAGCGAGACCTGCTTGGCGACCAGGACCTTGCCCTCGCGCGCCGGGTCGACCCGGCCGAGCAGCTTGCCGCCCGCGAGCAGCGGCATCGCGAAGTAGCCGTGGATCCGCTTGGGCTTGGGCACGTACGCCTCGAGGCGGTGGGTGAAGCCGAAGATCCGCTCCGTGCGCGCACGCTCCCAGATCAGGGAGTCGAAGGGGGAGAGCAGCGTCGTGCGGTGGCGGCCGCGGGGGGTGGTCCGCAGGGCCTCGGGGTCCGCCCAGGCGGGCTTGTCCCAGCCCTGGACCGTCACCGGCACCAGGCCCGAGTCCGCGACCACCGCGTCGAACTCCTCGCCCTTGAGGCGGTGGTAGTCGGCGATGTCCGCGCGCGTGCCGACGCCGAGGGACTGCCCGGCGAGCTTGACCAGGCGGCGCAGGCACTCCGGGTCGTCCAGGTCGTCATGGAGGAGCGGGGCGGGGATGGCGCGCTCCGCGAGGTCGTACACCCGCTTCCAGGAGCGGCGGTCGGTGCACACCACCTCGCCGTACATCAGCGCGCGCTCGACGGCGATCTTCGACTCCGACCAGTCCCACCACTCGCCCTTGTTCTTCGCGCCGCCCAACTCCGTCGCCGTGAGGGGGCCTTCGGCGCGCAGCTGCTTGATCACCTGGTCGTACGCGCCGTCGGGCAGGTCGTGGTGCCAGTGCGGGCGGGCGCGGTAGGCGCGGCGGCGGAAGGCGAAGTGCGGCCACTCCTCGACGGGGAGGACGCACGCGGCGTGCGACCAGTACTCGAAGGCGTGCGGCCGGGGCGCGGGGGCGCCCGCGGGGGTGGCGCTCCAGTACGCCGACTCGACGGTGTCGCGGCCCACCGCGCCGAGGCGTGCGTACGGAATGAGCTCGTGGGACCGGGCCAGGACCGAGATCGTGTCGAGCTGGACCGCGCCGAGGTGCCGCAGCACGCCCCGCACGCCGGACTTCCGGTCCGGGGCGCCCAGGAAGCCCTGGGCGCGCAGGGCGATGCGGCGGGCCTCGTCGGCGGAGAGTGCGAGGGCGGGGCGCGGCGGCAGGCTCGTCATGGTCGAAACGATAGGGGGCGGCACTGACAATCCGGCCGGGGAACGGTGATCCGGGCCGGAGCGGTGGCGTCAGGGCCTGGTGGGCTCGGCCTTAGGACTTGGGCTTGGCGGGGAGGTAGGGGTGGTGCGAAGGGAGGTCGAGGTCCGAGGGGAGCAGGGCGCCGACCCAGCTGTCGCGGAGGGTGCCCTTGTTCAGTAGGCCGCCGCGGAGCGTGCCCTCGATGGTGAAGCCCGCCTTCTCGACGACGGCACGCGAGCCGGTGTTGCCGACCTCGGCGCGCCACTCCAGGCGCGTGCAGTGCAGGTCGGTGAAGGCCCAGCGGGCCAGGCCGAGCACGGTCTCCGTCATGTAGCCGCGGCCCCGGTGCTCCTTCGCGGTCCAGAAGCCGATCTCCCAGGTGCCCGAGCGCGGGTGGTGCAGGCTCGCGGCGGCGAGCAGCGGGCCGCCCTCCAGGGGGCGTACGGCGAAGGTGTACTCGGTGTCGTACCGCCAGCCGTCCGGGACCATGCGGTTGATGAAGCCCTCGGCGTCCGCGCGGGCGTACGGCGAGGGGATCGTGGTCCAGCGCTGGACGTCGGGGTCCTGGCAGGCCTCGTAGGTCTCGCCGGTGTCGGCGGACGTGAAGGTGCGCAGGCTCAGCCGCTCGGTGGTCAGGGTGACGGACTCCATCAGGCGATTCTGCGGGGGCGTGGTCCTGGTGGCCAGCCTTTTTCGCCGGTGACGGTGATCACCGAACGCACCTTCGTGATCACAACTCCGCAGCACTCATGGGCACAACCCGGCACCTTCGGCGCTCCTCGCCCGTTGACCTCATGGCAGACCTCCCGGCGCAGCCGGGTCCTCGCATACGATGGCCGTTGCCCAACGAGTAAAACCGACCATGCCAGGCCCGACCGGCAAGGAGACCAACCCCCGTGTCCGTCCTCTCGAAGATCATGCGTGCAGGCGAAGGCAAGATCCTGCGCAAACTGCACCGCATCGCGGACCAGGTCAACTCCATCGAAGAGGACTTCGTCAGCCTCTCCGACGCCGAGCTGCGCGCGCTTACCGATGAGTACAAGGAGCGGTTCGCCGACGGCGAGACGCTCGACGACCTGCTGCCCGAGGCTTTCGCGACGGTCCGTGAGGCCGCCAAGCGCGTCCTGGGCCAGCGCCACTACGACGTCCAGATGATGGGCGGCGCCGCGCTGCACATGGGCTACGTCGCCGAGATGAAGACCGGCGAGGGCAAGACCCTGGTCGGCACGCTGCCCGCGTACCTGAACGCCCTCTCCGGCAAGGGCGTCCACCTGATCACGGTCAATGACTACCTGGCCGAGCGCGACTCCGAAATGATGGGCCGCGTCCACAAGTTCCTGGGCCTTCAGGTCGGCTGCATCCTGGCCAACATGACGCCGGCCCAGCGTCGCGAGCAGTACAACTGCGACATCACGTACGGCACGAACAACGAGTTCGGCTTCGACTACCTCCGCGACAACATGGCGTGGTCGCAGGAGGAACTGGTCCAGCGCGGCCACAACTTCGCGATCGTCGACGAGGTCGACTCGATCCTCGTCGACGAGGCCCGTACGCCGCTGATCATCTCCGGCCCCGCCGACCAGGCCACCAAGTGGTACGGCGACTTCGCCAAGCTGGTCACCCGCCTCACCAAGGGCGAGCCCGGCAACCAGTTGAAGGGCATCGAGGAGACCGGCGACTACGAGGTCGACGAGAAGAAGCGCACCGTCGCCATCCACGAGTCCGGCGTCGCCAAGGTCGAGGACTGGCTGGGCATCGACAATCTGTACGAGTCGGTGAACACGCCCCTGGTCGGCTACCTCAACAACGCCATCAAGGCCAAGGAGCTCTTCAAGAACGACAAGGACTACGTCGTCATCGACGGCGAAGTCATGATCGTCGACGAGCACACCGGCCGTATCCTCGCGGGCCGCCGCTACAACGAGGGCATGCACCAGGCGATCGAGGCGAAGGAAGGGGTGGACATCAAGGACGAGAACCAGACCCTGGCGACCATCACCCTGCAGAACTTCTTCCGCCTCTACAAGCGCGACGGCTACGACAGCGGCCTCTCCGGCATGACCGGTACGGCCATGACCGAGGCCGCCGAGTTCCACCAGATCTACAAGCTGGGCGTCGTGCCGATCCCGACGAACCGGCCCATGGTCCGTGCCGACCAGTCCGACCTGATCTACCGCACCGAGGTCGCCAAGTTCGCGGCCGTCGTGGACGATATCGCCGAGAAGCACGAGAAGGGTCAGCCGATCCTGGTCGGTACGACCTCCGTGGAGAAGTCCGAGTACCTCTCCCAGCAGCTCTCCAAGCGCGGGGTCCAGCACGAGGTGCTGAACGCGAAGCAGCACGACCGCGAGGCGCCGATCATCGCCCAGGCCGGTCGCAAGGGCGCCGTCACCGTCGCCACGAACATGGCCGGACGAGGCACCGACATCAAGCTCGGCGGCAACCCCGACGACCTCGCGGAGGCGGAGCTGCGCCAGCGCGGCCTCGACCCCGTCGAGCACGTCGAGGAGTGGGCCGCGGCGCTGCCCGCCGCCCTGGAGAAGGCCGGGCGGTCCGTCAAGGCGGAGTTCGAAGAGGTCAAGGACCTGGGCGGGCTCTACGTCCTCGGTACCGAGCGGCACGAGTCGCGGCGCATCGACAACCAGCTGCGCGGTCGTTCGGGACGTCAGGGCGACCCCGGCGAGTCCCGCTTCTACCTCTCGCTCGGTGACGACCTGATGCGGCTCTTCAAGGCGCAGATGGTCGAGCGCGTGATGGCCATGGCCAACGTGCCGGACGACGTGCCGATCGAGAACAAGATGGTCACGCGCGCGATCGCCTCCGCCCAGTCGCAGGTCGAGCAGCAGAACTTCGAGACCCGGAAGAACGTCCTCAAGTACGACGAGGTCCTCAACCGGCAGCGCGAGGTCATCTACGGAGAGCGTCGGCGCGTCCTGGAGGGCGAGGACCTCCAGGACCAGGTCACGCACTTCATGGACGACACCATCGACGCGTACATCGCCGCGGAGACCGCCGAGGGCTTCGCCGAGGAGTGGGACCTGGACCGGCTGTGGGGCGCCTTCAAGCAGCTCTACCCGGTGAAGGTCACCGTCGACGAGCTGGAGGAGGCGGCGGGCGACCGCGCGGGCCTCACCGCGGAGTTCATCTCCGACTCCATCAAGGACGACATCCACCAGCAGTACGAGTCGCGTGAGGAGCAGCTCGGCTCCGACATCATGCGGGAGCTGGAGCGGCGCGTCGTCCTCTCGGTGCTCGACCGCAAGTGGCGTGAGCACCTCTACGAGATGGACTACCTCCAGGAGGGCATCGGCCTCCGTGCCATGGCGCAGAAGGACCCGCTGGTCGAGTACCAGCGCGAGGGCTTCGACATGTTCAACGCCATGATGGACGGCATCAAGGAGGAGTCCGTCGGCTACCTGTTCAACCTGGAGGTCCAGGTCGAGCAGCAGGTCGAGGAGGTTCCCGTCGAGGACGCGGCGACGTCGCTCACGAAGGACGGGGCGCAGGACGCGGTTCCGGCGGGTGCTGGTGCCGCTCGGCCGGAGATCCGCGCCAAGGGGCTCGAGGCTCCGCAGCGTCCGGACCGGCTGCACTTCCAGGCGCCCAATGCCGAGGGCGGCATCGACGAGGGTGACTTCGCCACGGATGGTGACGGTGTCCGGTCCGAGTCGGACGGGATGACGCGGGCGGAGCGGCGCAAGGCTCAAAAGGGCGGGCGGCGCCGCAAGAAGTAGGGCGGACGCGGCGTAGCCGCGGGACGTCGTAGTCGGAGGGGCCGGGCCTTTTGGGTCGGCCCCTTTGGCTTGGGCTTTTCTATGGGGGTCTTCTAGGGCGCGCGTTCCGTTTCCACCGCCGTGCAGCGCCACCTTCTGTCCGCGCCCCGGTGCAGCCTGAACGCCAGCGCCCTGAGCCTCGGGCCCGTCGCGATGCGGGCGAAGACCTCGTACGTCTCGGGGTGCGGCTGGTAGTGGCCGATGCGGTGGATCGTGGGGCGGTGGCCGCCGTCCGTGCCGAGGGGGCGGAGTTCCGCGAGGCGGGCCAGGTCGTCGAAGGCCGTGTTGGCGATGTGGCGGGCCACCCAGTGCATGGGGCGTTGGCCGCTGAGCACCAGGACCAGGCGTTCGGCGAAGAGTTCCGTGGGGTGCGGGGGTGGCTGGGCCGGGATCGCGGACGGGGCCGTGAGGGGTGGTGGTTGGCGGGTGGGGCTGGGGCGGCGGCTGTCCGTGCGGGTCGGTGGGCGGCCCGCGGGCGGGCGGCCCGTGGGTGGGCGTCGGCGTGGCCTGGTCATCACCTTGCGCATGGGACCTCCTGCGATACCGGTAAGTAACTTTTCCGCTGGGGATCTTGTACGGCGGGCGCGGCAGGGGTCGCAAGGGATCGGCGAGGGTGGGGGCGGGGGCTTCCGGATTCACCTATCCGGGTGGCCGGGGGCCTCGGAAGTGCGGTGGACGCTGGGCGGTACCGGGTGAATGCCGGGACGCGCGTCGACGGTTCCGGCCGTGGTGGGGGCACCTCGAAGGGGGACTCCCGCACGTATCCTGGGCCTCTCAACGGCCACGAAGGCTCTCAGTGGGCACGAAGGCCCTCTGCGGCCACGAACGAAAGCGGTCAGTCATGCGCGTCTACGTTCCCCTGACACTGCCCCGGCTCGCGGAGGCGTACAAGGCCGGGGAGGTGGCGCCCGGGCCGCTGGTCGCCTACGCCGTGACGCCCGCGCTGCGCGAGTGGTACGTCTCCGATGACATCGAGGAACTGGAGTACGCGGCGTTGAACCGGGCGGCGGCGGCGTCGCTGCGGCTGGTGGCGGGGGATCCGGAGGCGGCGCGGCGACGGGTCGTGCTGGCGGCGGACGTGCCGGACGGGGTGGCGGTGGCTGATCCGGACCGGGGTCTTGACCAGGGGGCGCTCGGGGAGGTGCGGATCGCGGCGGGGCTCTCGTTGGGGAAGGCCGCGGCGGTGCATGTGGACGCGGGGGACGCGGAGGGGGACGTGCGGGCTGCGGCCGCCGCGTTGGGGGCGGCGGATCAGGGGGACGATGATGCGCGGTTCGTGGTGGACGGGGCGGAGGACCATGAGCTGCTCTGGTTCGCCACGCAGGAGATTCCGGGGCTGATCGCCTGAGGGGGCTGGCGGGGGCGCCTTGGGCCGTGTCCGCCTTGGCCGCGGGGTGCGTCCGTCTGCGACGGGGGGCCCGCGAGGGCTGCGCGCCCCCGTCCCGTCCTTCGGCACCGGGGGCCTGCCCCCACCGGCACCGTGGCTTGTGCTCCCGTTCCCGCTCCTCGGCGACGGGGGCTGTGCCCACCCGTTCCGCCCTGCGGAACAATTGCCCACAGCGCCGGGTAGCGTTTGGGTATGGGGAAGCTGTTGCGCGGGGCGCATATCGTGTGGGACTGGAACGGGACCCTCCTGCATGACATACACACCGTGATCGAGGCCACGAACGCCTCGTTCGCGGAGATCGGGCTCGAGTCGATCACGCTGGA contains these protein-coding regions:
- a CDS encoding GNAT family N-acetyltransferase; this translates as MESVTLTTERLSLRTFTSADTGETYEACQDPDVQRWTTIPSPYARADAEGFINRMVPDGWRYDTEYTFAVRPLEGGPLLAAASLHHPRSGTWEIGFWTAKEHRGRGYMTETVLGLARWAFTDLHCTRLEWRAEVGNTGSRAVVEKAGFTIEGTLRGGLLNKGTLRDSWVGALLPSDLDLPSHHPYLPAKPKS
- a CDS encoding winged helix-turn-helix domain-containing protein, whose protein sequence is MTSLPPRPALALSADEARRIALRAQGFLGAPDRKSGVRGVLRHLGAVQLDTISVLARSHELIPYARLGAVGRDTVESAYWSATPAGAPAPRPHAFEYWSHAACVLPVEEWPHFAFRRRAYRARPHWHHDLPDGAYDQVIKQLRAEGPLTATELGGAKNKGEWWDWSESKIAVERALMYGEVVCTDRRSWKRVYDLAERAIPAPLLHDDLDDPECLRRLVKLAGQSLGVGTRADIADYHRLKGEEFDAVVADSGLVPVTVQGWDKPAWADPEALRTTPRGRHRTTLLSPFDSLIWERARTERIFGFTHRLEAYVPKPKRIHGYFAMPLLAGGKLLGRVDPAREGKVLVAKQVSLDSPKAVAPMAQALREAASWVGCDSVAVGRVNRPELTAELTRALN
- a CDS encoding DUF6912 family protein encodes the protein MRVYVPLTLPRLAEAYKAGEVAPGPLVAYAVTPALREWYVSDDIEELEYAALNRAAAASLRLVAGDPEAARRRVVLAADVPDGVAVADPDRGLDQGALGEVRIAAGLSLGKAAAVHVDAGDAEGDVRAAAAALGAADQGDDDARFVVDGAEDHELLWFATQEIPGLIA
- the secA gene encoding preprotein translocase subunit SecA, encoding MSVLSKIMRAGEGKILRKLHRIADQVNSIEEDFVSLSDAELRALTDEYKERFADGETLDDLLPEAFATVREAAKRVLGQRHYDVQMMGGAALHMGYVAEMKTGEGKTLVGTLPAYLNALSGKGVHLITVNDYLAERDSEMMGRVHKFLGLQVGCILANMTPAQRREQYNCDITYGTNNEFGFDYLRDNMAWSQEELVQRGHNFAIVDEVDSILVDEARTPLIISGPADQATKWYGDFAKLVTRLTKGEPGNQLKGIEETGDYEVDEKKRTVAIHESGVAKVEDWLGIDNLYESVNTPLVGYLNNAIKAKELFKNDKDYVVIDGEVMIVDEHTGRILAGRRYNEGMHQAIEAKEGVDIKDENQTLATITLQNFFRLYKRDGYDSGLSGMTGTAMTEAAEFHQIYKLGVVPIPTNRPMVRADQSDLIYRTEVAKFAAVVDDIAEKHEKGQPILVGTTSVEKSEYLSQQLSKRGVQHEVLNAKQHDREAPIIAQAGRKGAVTVATNMAGRGTDIKLGGNPDDLAEAELRQRGLDPVEHVEEWAAALPAALEKAGRSVKAEFEEVKDLGGLYVLGTERHESRRIDNQLRGRSGRQGDPGESRFYLSLGDDLMRLFKAQMVERVMAMANVPDDVPIENKMVTRAIASAQSQVEQQNFETRKNVLKYDEVLNRQREVIYGERRRVLEGEDLQDQVTHFMDDTIDAYIAAETAEGFAEEWDLDRLWGAFKQLYPVKVTVDELEEAAGDRAGLTAEFISDSIKDDIHQQYESREEQLGSDIMRELERRVVLSVLDRKWREHLYEMDYLQEGIGLRAMAQKDPLVEYQREGFDMFNAMMDGIKEESVGYLFNLEVQVEQQVEEVPVEDAATSLTKDGAQDAVPAGAGAARPEIRAKGLEAPQRPDRLHFQAPNAEGGIDEGDFATDGDGVRSESDGMTRAERRKAQKGGRRRKK
- a CDS encoding Rv3235 family protein, whose protein sequence is MRKVMTRPRRRPPTGRPPAGRPPTRTDSRRPSPTRQPPPLTAPSAIPAQPPPHPTELFAERLVLVLSGQRPMHWVARHIANTAFDDLARLAELRPLGTDGGHRPTIHRIGHYQPHPETYEVFARIATGPRLRALAFRLHRGADRRWRCTAVETERAP